ATTATGCAAACTTTCTCCTCGCATTCAAAGGCCTGCGATTCCACGTCTTCTTTTCTTAGGTTTATGGTGTATTGTTTTGTGGTGTATTGGCGATCATTGCGCTTGTATTTGCGCTCATAACATTTAATCATAGACTCTAAAAATTTCATATTGTAGTCTATTGTAGATTACTGGTAGTCTATTGTAGTCTATTGTAGTCTATTGGCATGTTACAATAATCTATTGTAGAAAAAATAAATTAATTTGGAAGGCGAGAATATTTTTTTGTAGTTGATTTTTTAGTGTGGTGGGGGGTTGTTATGCCCTATTTAATATGTGACAAATGTAACGTTTACTATGAAATTGAAGATGAGGAGGAGATATTCGAATTTTGTGAATGTGGAAACAGACTCAAGTATTATGAGAGCCTAGAGGAGTACTATGAAGAAATAG
This DNA window, taken from Thermoplasmatales archaeon, encodes the following:
- a CDS encoding NERD domain-containing protein, whose product is MPYLICDKCNVYYEIEDEEEIFEFCECGNRLKYYESLEEYYEEI